In Hippocampus zosterae strain Florida chromosome 21, ASM2543408v3, whole genome shotgun sequence, the genomic window CAGGTAAACCTTTAGCTCATGAAGTCAGCGAGCCTCCAAGTTGAGTGtgcgataaatgtaaatgtGCATTCGTCCTTCCAAATTGTGTCAATGTCGCGTAAATGGCGCGCGAATGGTGTTGTTGTTACCTTGCGGGGGTTTTATTAAGCGGACAAGCTAACAGTCTTTGAAGCAAACTACTTCTGAATAGAGTAAGTAAGTGCATTTAATTGATATGCCGTCGAGCCATTCAAAAAGCACTCGGTAAGGTTCTCAAAACTTTTTaggaaggtctttttttttttcacaagtccCTccataatgctaatgctaattaaaTAGCATGGATTCTCAAACGTGGAACACCAAGTACCACTTAAAAATACTATTATCTTCATAGCAAATAGCATATCTTCGATAGCAATACAAATGGAAGCGCTGAGCCATGACtatatgtacatacagtatattaaataaAAAGTGAGGTTTTATTCTGAAGAAGTAAATGTTAGCACTATCCACAGTTGAAACAGTAACGCTGTGCGAAAtgataataaaatacaaaactgtGCACAAAATATACTTTTATTGTCAGAAATGTCCAATAATTAATTTGTCCCTAAATAAGCAGTTCTTAAAAATTACACGTAAATGTGTTGAAATTCACCATTCAAGTTAGCGGTACAAAACTGTGCAGTGAATTCATAGCGTACCGCTAGAGGGAGCTGCGCAATCACGTTGTGAATGTACCATAGGAACTTTTTTTATGCTGATAAATTGGcatgtttcaaagaaaaaactaTTCGAAAAAGTTCTAAagttacaagaataaagtttcACGGCATAGTTATAGTTTTTTATATTAAAGTTAACCTTTTAACCAAGGAAAAAAGTCACATGAACAATTCCAAAAATACAGCTTGaccagtcatgaaaaaaaatatcttttgtttttcaaaaaaacatttttacaattaaATCGAAATTTGGAAAAATTCTTCCAAAGGCTTGAGAACCACCGGATCAAACAAGGTCTTACTTTGTCAGGAATGAAGAGGCAGCTCAATTCTGACTcatcccaagatggcgcccctGTGAGGTTTATCCTCCTGGAAGTCCCGGTGAGCAGCGGCCACCTCCTGCCCTGCCAGGTGAATGTCACCTGGACGGTGACGCCCTACCGCCTCAGCGCTCACCTCACTCCCAGGTACCCCTGGACATCCCCGAGCCGGTTCAGCGCCAGCAACTCATGCCTGCTGACCGCCCCTCGGCCCCCACCTCCGCCGACCATCGTTCGGCCCCCGGCCCCCGTTCCCTACCCTTTGTTTTTTACCTGGAGTTCTGACGAGGTGGATATCTGCGATAAGTTCCTGCTGGGGTCATGCCCGCTGGCGACCACGTGCAAGATGCACCACACACCGCTGCCCTTCCACTGGCAACTGTATAGCGTCGAGTCGCGACGCTGGGTGGACGTCAAGCCCAGCGCGCAGCTGCTTCTGGAGCGCATGTACTGCAACGTGAAACATGAGAAGGTCACGCTCAAGGAAGGGTGAGCAAATTGTAGCCCGCCAAACGTCTGTTGTGGCAGAGCCATTGCTTAAGCCAAGTCAGAACTCCTCTGAGAGCTGCGATGTTCCTCCGCAGGGATGCCGTCTTCACACTGAGCCTGGATGACATGCAGATACTCGACACTTTCAAGTACAGCGGCGCCAGGCGACTGAGCAACTCGGACAGTCGGCTCCAGAATCCGCACTTCCCTTGCGAATGGTCCGTCTACTGGTGGAGGAGCAACAACGGATGGGAGGAGTACCCGAAGGTCCCCGTCAACCTCCGTTTTCGAGCACTTCCTTCCGGGGTGACACGGTTCCTCGAACGTACGCGTCGGTAGCCCCTTCGCCATTTCCGTTTGACCGAGACATACGCTGGTGCTGTTTTCAGGGGGTGTCCGCACTGCTCCTGGAGAAGATGGCCATCAAGGAGGTGGAGTGCTGCATCACGGTGCGCTTGCAAGAGTACAGGGTGGACTTCACTACCATGACGCAGACCAACTTAGACTCTGGCTTGAGTGGCGACATCCGCTGTCGACCAGTATACCGCCCGCCCGAGTCCCTATTCCCTCACCTCAAGTGGGTAACCCCGTCCCATCAAGTTTTGCGTTTCCTGTTTTTGCCATGATGGACTTTGCTCCCATCTCTCCCGACTTAGGACACGGGTCCCCACGTTGCCCGTCCAGTATCCTTACCAACCCAACTTCAACGTAGACCCTTTGGAGGACTTTGCCACATGGTACCCCCCCGTCTGGTGTCTGGCCTCGGAGCAGGACTCCGATGTGGTCGACGTTCCAATCGGCACGCGAGCCTTCCTGACGGTCCAAAAATTCTTCTACAAGAGCCTGTCTGAGAGCAAGGTGGAGATCGTCGCCATCCAGCAGGTCCAGAACTTCCTTCATTGGGACAAGTACCAAAGGTAAGGGGACACGCGATGGACCTGTCCCTACAATGTGTGTGGCTTTgaagattttatttcattttttttttgtgcgcccCTCCTAATTTCGTCAGCTCTGTTCACAAACTGCAAACGGGTCTCTCGCTAGGCAAAAGGCGTACATGCAGAAGAAGCACGCCGGCTCCAACGAGCTTCTGGAGCGTCACCTTTTCCACGGGACCGACCAAGATGCAGCCGGGCACATCTGTCGCAACAACTTTGACCCGCGCGTGGCGGGGATCAACGGAAAGCGCCTGGGTTTCGGCTGCTACTTCGCCACCTCGGCCAGCGTGGCCCACGATTACACCGACGAGATATCCTATAGCTTGCGCCACACCTTCCTGGCCAAAGTCCTGGTGGGGAAGGTGACCCGCGGGCATTCCCACTACCGGCGCCCGCCCTGTTGCAACACGGGGCGCGGCTTCTACGACGCCTGCGTCGACTCCGTGGACGATCCCAAAGATTTTGCCGTGTTCGACAGCTGCCAGTGTTACCCGTACTACCTGATCAAGTACAAAGAGCTGGATGGCGTCATCGAGATCTGAGGGGCCGTCAAATCTCTGTGAGTGTTGCGTTCTCTTAAGACGGTTTGAAAATCATggagaggtttaaaaaaaaaaacaacaactgtgagTTCCCTTTGAGTTCAAACGTTTTATTTGGGTAACAAATTGTGACCAGTTGTTGTCAAAAGTATTAGAGGGGTTCCCCAAGTGCCACTGTCGGCGTGTTCAAAAGTCTTCCCTCTCAATCTGATTTAACCTTACAAACGGCATTGCACTTTAGTTCAAAACAGTGTTGTTGAAAGCGTGTCGTTATTAAAGAAGCTGTTGCTCAAATTGATGCACCGTTTGATTGCAATTTATGATATCCtagtgacttgtttttttttttttttttaaacagtacttATAATCTGTGCAATTTTGCAAGTGTGCCAACAAGTCACACGGTAAAAGCTATTCACAGAAACACAATAACCAGAAGAATAATGCGCTCGTCATCCAGGACAAAACGATAATAGGAGTCGTAATGAGGCCGTACGTCCTGAGGATGGCGCCGCAGGACGGCCCGATTTGATTCGGACGGCGTCCGACCGGAATCTTCACAAAAGTTTACCGGCGGCCTCCCGTTCATTCGCACGCCAGCTTGCTGTCGAAGCTGGACAGGCCGATGGCGAAGGCTTGCAGGGCGCACATGGGGTAGTTGTAGTCCAGCGTGAAGATGTCCTCAGCCACTCGGCCAAACTGCATCACGATGTAGTCGGCTGATGTGCGCATGAGAAGACGGGGGTCGGTCATCGCGCGGAGgccaatggggggggggtgtcttgacGCACACTTACGGTCATTGTCGTGGACTATCTGAAAGTTCTTGATGGAGGCCTGAGTGACGCGTCCGTGGAAGTTGAGCACGTAGGACTGCGTGTCGTCGTTCCACACGGGCGCCTTGTTGTGAAGCTCGATCAGGTTGTCCAGGGAGTGGCTCTGCCAGCGGCTCAGCAGGCTCTCCTGCTCCTGACAAGCGACGGGAAAGAAAAAGACGAGGAGAGAAAAAGACAGTTGGCGAGGTAGCGCTCCCAGAGGTGCTCCGCAGCGGAGACAAACTGTCACGGATGCGGTCGCCGCGGGTCCGGGTCGAGGTGACCGCGGGTGGTCCCCGTTGTGGTTTTGGCAAGTCCTTTGCGTGGCAACCGGGACCCCGACGGCCTTTGGTCGGTGACTCACGTTGTGGGGGCTGACGGGCACTCGCTCAAAGTTGGCATTCATGCCCGGGATGATGACCGTCATCTTGCGCGGTCCCTTGAATCCCAGGACGTTGGTTTCCTGGAGAGAACAACCAATGAGGGACCGGAGCCGTTTGATGTCGGGCGGCGGGGGGTCTCGGCGCCTCCCTCACATAGCAGACGGCGGCCAGCTCCTGTCGAGTGCTGCCGTCCTCCGTGGCGGCCATGTTCTTGCAGGGGTTGGCGCCGTTGTTGTACACGGTGAATTTGGTGCCCATGAGGTTGGACCTGGCGGGCGGGAACATCCGTCACAACCCGCGACCTCGCCGAATGCGCCGTTATCTCTCTTTTGCTTTTTACCTCAGCTTGCCGATGAAGCTCTCGCCTTCTCGCGAGAGATCGGTCGGATCCACCGAAATGAGGTAGTTTGACGTCTTGCTCTTCTTTCGCTTCCTCCCCGCCAACAAGAACACCTGAGGAGGAAAACAAAGAAGTGGGGGTGGAGCGAGTACGACTTGGAACGCAAGCGAGCGGGGCTCCACCTTCTTGCCATCCTCCTTCTCCATGTGCATGTAGTACGTCGGGTAGAGGCCGCGGTCCATGCCCTTCTTGTCGCGGGTGATTCGGCATTTGACCGTGGCGCCGCGTGGAGCCGGAAGCAGCACAAACTCATCCAAGTTGGACACCTCTAAAAGAGGCGAGCTTCTGGAGGACGGCGAGCCGCCGGTGAGCGCCTCCTGGCGGAGAGTCGGCGGCACGACGCCCGTGAGACGATGAGCAAGCAGGAGAGATGGCCGGCGTCGTCGCCGCGGAGGAGAGCGCTCACCGGGTCCTTGGCGCTGCTGGCCGAGGCGGGCCTGGTGGTTTGCGCGCTGGGCGTCGGCGATTGCGGCCgctcgtcatcgtcgtcgtcgtcgtcgtcgtcgtcgctggATTCATCAAAGTTCATGCTGCCGGACAGGCCTGGCCAAGGACATTGTGAGCAACTTAGAAGTCGTGAAAAAGCTCCAGAGTCTCGTCTCGTCTCGTCACCTTGTTTCCGCAGAAGTTCGTGGATGTCCGTCTTGGGATGCTGCGGCGTCTCCGTGTCGATGGCCTTCTCGCTGTCCCCGGCGGCCGGAGAGGGAGGCGGCGGAGGCCGGGCCCGCAGTGGGGATTGAGTCGTCTTCGCTTGGCCCTGGGAGTGGTTGACGGACgtgatttggattttatttcctttttgggGCGTTTTGGATCCCAGAAAGGCTGCCGGGCCATTAATACCTACAGGGAAGAGATGTTGGTTACAATCtgggggggtggagggcggggggggggctgctctcACCGTCCCCGGTGATTTCGTTGGCGTGGCCGAGATGCGACTCCACCAGCGGGGCTTGCTCGTCGCCGTGGCGCGTGCGGTTCCGCCGGGGCCACGCCTCCGTGTTGGGCTGCACCATCAGCGTTTCCTGCCGTTTCCGCCGCTGCTTCTGCTCCAGCAACGACCTCTGCGATGGACCAAGAAAGAGGACCGACTTCAACTGAAGTCATTCGTGACGCACCACCTTGGCCTCGCCGCCTTACCTGTTTTTCCAGCTTCTGCTGCATGATGCTGCTATGCTCTTCAAATCCGCTGCAGGGATGGCAAGGAAACGGAGAACTTTTGTGACATCTTGAAAGGATTTCGACATCCACTTTGAGCCACAGAAGAGCAGGTGTTGGTGACAGAGAGTGGGTCGGGggaggttggagggggggggggtgtcacacgtaccttgttgttgttgttgttgttgaactgGACATGAAGCTGGCAGAGCTGGAGGGTCTTGCGGGGGGGAGGATGTCAATTTGTTGAaggaagagaagaagagagttgaacgcagtggttctcaactgttGCATTTTCCTGTTGTCGCCAAGTTTGAACCCACTTTTATGGACgttaagaacaataaaaccacacttAAAAATACACCTCCCTGCCGCTGATCTCCCAAAATGAAAAGGAGCCAAAACCTGGCGGGCGCAACGCTCGCTTCTAACCTGTACGACCAGCGGCTGTAGACGGGCTGTTGTGACTCCATCCTGGCTTGAAGCAACGCTCACCCCCCGCCTCGGAGCGCTTTGAGACGCCCGCTCGTTTACGTGGGGAAGTGAACGAGAGACGCTGCGTCCCGCTTGGGGGAGTAACGGCTTAGCGGCGTGGAGGAGACGGGTGTATCGTTGCCATGACATCCACGCAACGCACCTCAACCAGGAAACGCTCAAGGTGCGCGTGTTCTCCGGGTAAGTCAATTGGACTGCCTGAATACTTTTCTGCCACTGGCGATGCCagcaatgcattttttaaatatttatattattttttatatgccAAGATTCAATAAAC contains:
- the tulp3 gene encoding tubby-related protein 3, with the protein product MESQQPVYSRWSYRPSSSASFMSSSTTTTSGFEEHSSIMQQKLEKQRSLLEQKQRRKRQETLMVQPNTEAWPRRNRTRHGDEQAPLVESHLGHANEITGDGINGPAAFLGSKTPQKGNKIQITSVNHSQGQAKTTQSPLRARPPPPPSPAAGDSEKAIDTETPQHPKTDIHELLRKQGLSGSMNFDESSDDDDDDDDDDERPQSPTPSAQTTRPASASSAKDPEALTGGSPSSRSSPLLEVSNLDEFVLLPAPRGATVKCRITRDKKGMDRGLYPTYYMHMEKEDGKKVFLLAGRKRKKSKTSNYLISVDPTDLSREGESFIGKLRSNLMGTKFTVYNNGANPCKNMAATEDGSTRQELAAVCYETNVLGFKGPRKMTVIIPGMNANFERVPVSPHNEQESLLSRWQSHSLDNLIELHNKAPVWNDDTQSYVLNFHGRVTQASIKNFQIVHDNDPDYIVMQFGRVAEDIFTLDYNYPMCALQAFAIGLSSFDSKLACE
- the LOC127593989 gene encoding protein mono-ADP-ribosyltransferase TIPARP-like, encoding MKRQLNSDSSQDGAPVRFILLEVPVSSGHLLPCQVNVTWTVTPYRLSAHLTPRYPWTSPSRFSASNSCLLTAPRPPPPPTIVRPPAPVPYPLFFTWSSDEVDICDKFLLGSCPLATTCKMHHTPLPFHWQLYSVESRRWVDVKPSAQLLLERMYCNVKHEKVTLKEGDAVFTLSLDDMQILDTFKYSGARRLSNSDSRLQNPHFPCEWSVYWWRSNNGWEEYPKGVSALLLEKMAIKEVECCITVRLQEYRVDFTTMTQTNLDSGLSGDIRCRPVYRPPESLFPHLKTRVPTLPVQYPYQPNFNVDPLEDFATWYPPVWCLASEQDSDVVDVPIGTRAFLTVQKFFYKSLSESKVEIVAIQQVQNFLHWDKYQRQKAYMQKKHAGSNELLERHLFHGTDQDAAGHICRNNFDPRVAGINGKRLGFGCYFATSASVAHDYTDEISYSLRHTFLAKVLVGKVTRGHSHYRRPPCCNTGRGFYDACVDSVDDPKDFAVFDSCQCYPYYLIKYKELDGVIEI